Below is a genomic region from Nocardioides panacis.
ACTGGCGCTGCGACTGCTCCCAGACCCCGGCCTGCTGCCGGCTGGGGTGCAGGCCGGAGGGCGGGTCCCAGGGCTGGTCGCCCGGACGGCCCCGGGCGCCGGCGGGGCGGGCCGGCTGGGCGTCCCGCTGCCGGTCCCGGACCAGCCCGTCGGAGCTGTTGCCCGCCGCCGCGTCCTCGGCCCGGGCGACCGCCGCCACCCGTCCGCCCGGCGCCACGCCGCGGCTCGCGAGCCCGCGTCCCCGTCCCGCGGCGGCCCGGTCGACGGCGCGGCCGTGCCGGTCGAGGTCGGCCACCTGGAGCAGCAGGTCGCGGCGGGTGACGCTGCCCCGGCGGCGTACGCCTCCGTCCGCGGCTGCGTCCCCGATCCGGTAGACGCTGTCGAACCCGCCGGCGAGCACCAGCCTCTCCACCACCGGGCGGGAGACCCGGGCGCGCTGCCAGAAGTCCGTGAGCGACTGGTAGGGCCGGGCCGCGACGACCCGGTCCACCTCGGACTCGGAGATCCCCTTGACCTCCGACAGCGCGAGCCGGATGCCGTAGCCGTGCCCGCTCGTGCCGAACTCCGTGGGCTGCCCGGTGGGCTGCCCGTCGTCCTCGACCCGCTCGACCACGAACGTCTTCTCCGAGGCGTTCACGTCGAGGCCGAGCACCGCGATCCCGAACTGCCGGGCGTCGTCGAGGATCAACCGCTTGGGGTACATCCCCGGGTCGTGGGTGAGCACCCCGGACAGGAAGTGCGCCGGGTAGTGCGCCTTGAGCCAGGCGGACTGGTAGGTCGGCAGCGCGAAGGCCGCCGCGTGCGCCTTGCAGAACCCGAAGGACGCGAACGCCGCGAGGATCTTCCAGATCTCCTCGACGACCCGCCGGGAGTAGCCGTGCGCCATCGCCCGCGGGAAGAACCACACCTTGGTCTCCGCCATGCCCTCGACGTCACCGAGCGCGCGCCGGGCCTCGTCGGCCTGCTCGTAGCTGCACCGGGCGAACCGGGCGATCATCTCGATGACCTGCTCGTGGAAGACCACCACGCCATGGGTCGGGCCGAGGATCGGGCGCAGGTCGTCGTGGAGGTAGCTCGGCATCCCCCAGCCCTGCTTGGCGTGCAGGTAGGGGGTGATCATGTCGCTCTTCACCGGCCCGGGCCGGAACAGCGAGATGTCGGTGATGATGTCCTCGAAGGAGTCGATGCCGGACTTGCCGACGAGCTCGCGCTGGCCCGGCGACTCGATCTGGAAGCAGCCGAGGGTCTTGGACTGGGAGATCATCCGGAACGTCCGGTCGTCGTCGAACGGCACCTGCTGCTCGTCGTCGAGGTCGAGCCGGACCCCCTCGACCCGCTCGATCTCGTCGACGGCGTGCGCCATCGAGGACTGCATCCGGATGCCGAGCACGTCGAGCTTGAGCAGGCCGAGGTCCTCCACGTCGTCCTTGTCGAACTGGCTCATCGGGAAGCCGGCGTACGACGCCTCGACCGGCGTGCGGTCGAGCAGCGTCGCGTCGGAGAGCAGCACCCCGCACGGGTGCACGGCGATGTGCCGGGGCAGCCCGTCGAGCCGCTCGACGAGCCGGAACAGCAGGTCGAGCCGCTGCTCGCCGAGCCCGGAGGCCCGCAGCTCGGGCAGGTCGCGCAGCGCGACCCGGGCGTCGCGGGCCCGGATGTGCGGGAACGCCTTGGCGATCGCGTCGATCTCCCCGACCGGCATGCCGAGCGCGGCGCCGACGTCGCGGACCGCGTGCCGGACCCGGTAGGTGTCCATCATCGACACGCACACGCAGCGCTCCCCGCCGTAGCGGTCGAGCACGGCCTCGTAGACCTCGAGCCGGCGGGCGGACTCCACGTCGACGTCGATGTCGGGGAGCGCCTGCCGCAGCGGGGACAGGAACCGCTCCATCAGCAGGTCGTGCCGCAGCGGGTCGACGCCGGAGACCCCGAGCAGGTAGTTGACCAGGCTGCCCGCGCCGGACCCGCGCGCCGCGCAGCGCACGCCCATGTCCTTGATCAGGTCGGTGACGTCGGCGACGGTGAGGAAGTAGGGCGCGTAGCCGAGCGTGCCGATGGTCCGCAGCTCGTCGTCGAGCCGCTTCCAGATCCGCTGCCGGGGGGCGCCGCCGTAGCGCCGCCCGACGGCGGACTCGCAGCGGGCCCGCAGCACCCCGTCGGCGGTGCGGTGCCGCACGGCGTCCTCGCCGGTGACCACCTGGAACTCCGGGAAGTGCACCTCCCCCAGGCCGAGGTCGTGGCGCGGGTCGAGGGCGCAGCGGTCGCCGACGACCCGGCTGCGGGCCAGCAGCCGCCGGGCCTCGCGGGCGCTGTCGGAGCCGAGCCCGGCGAACCGGCAGACCTCCTCGGCCACCTCGGCCATCTGCTTGCCGGACTTCAGGAAGCCCTCGGCGTTGGCCCGGAAGCCGGTCGCGTCGAGGTTCCTGAGGTCGGCGGAGCCGAGCGGCACCAGCCGGCGGGCCGCGTCGAGCACGTCGACGGTCGGGGCGTCGAGCCGGTCGGCGTAGCGCACCGCGTTGGTCAGCACCATCCCCAGCCCGGCCGACCGGGCGGCACCGGCCATCCGGGCGGCGTGCGGCGAGGACCCGGGCCCCGAGCCGGACAGCCGGTGGGAGACCAGCTCGACGACCAGGTCGGCCCGGTCGACGACCTCGAGCCAGGGCGCGAGGGCGGCCTGCGCGAGGTCGTCGCGGCGCAGCGTCACCGCCCGGCCCAGCTCGGAGCCGGGGCCGAGCAGCACCACCACGTCGCGGCCGGCGACGTGCTCGGCCACCAGGTCCAGGGTGCTGACCGGGTCGCCCCGCTCCCCCGCCAGGTGGGTCGCCGAGACCAGCCGGCACAGCGCCGCCCAGCCCCGCTTGCTGCCGGCCAGGAACGTCGCCCGCGGCAGCCGCCGGTCGCGGAACGCTCCCCCGCGGGCGGGCGACCGGCCCTGGCGGACGTCCACCGGCCGGCCGCGCGGGTCCGCGGGTGCCCCCGACCAGGGGTGCAGCGGCGCGACCGCGAGGTCCACGCCGAGCACCGGGCGCACCCCGCCCTGCAGGCAGGCCTTGGCGAACCGGACCGCGCCGTAGGTGCCGTCGCGGTCGGTGAGGGCGAGGGTGTCCATCTCCTGCTCGACGGCACGCTCGACCAGGACGTGCGGGTGGGAGGCGCCGTACTGCAGGGAGTAGCCGGACGCCACGTGCAGGTGCACGAACGGGTCAGGCAACGTGATCGCGCCGCCTCGTGGTCACCCAAGCGGCGTTCCGGCCGGTCCCGGGGGTGGCGTGCGCCGGCGGCCCGGCCAGGTGCTCCGCGAGCGGGACGTGCCGGGTCATCCCGAGGGACTCCTCGACCAGGCCGAGGAACCGGTCGGCGTCCCGGACCAGGTCGTCGGCCTCGCGCTCGGTCACCGCGCGCACCGAGCCGGACTCCGCCGCCGCCCGCTTGGCCGCGCCGGCGGAGAAGAACGCCGCCCACTCACTGAGCTCGGGGGCCACCTCGGCGAGCAGCACCCAGGCGTTCTTCTGCCGGCCCCGGCGCGGGCCGGCCGCCGGGGTGGCCCGGGCGGCGAGCAGCGCCGCGGTCGCCCGCAGCGCCGAGACGTGGGCACCGGCGTAGCGCATCGGCACCTCGGGGGTGGCCATCGCCTCGCGGAGCGAGGCCGCGGCCCGCTCGAGGTAGGAGTGCGTGGCAGCGGGCAGCGCGAACGGGTGCGGCTGCTCCCAGGGCTGCTGGGGCGAGGAGGTCATCGGCCCGCCCCTCAGTCCAGGCACCGGGTGAGCCGCCAACTGCCGTCGGCCCAGTCGAAGACCAGGTCGAAGACGCCGCGGGCGGCCTCGCGCGGGGAGGAGGACATCCCCCGGCCGGCCTCGACCCGCCAGACCTCCCGCTCCGCGGACAGGTCGACGCGGTGGTCGGCCTCCCGGTCCTCGCCGAGCACGGCGTGCACCCCGCTGGACTGCCACCACGCCCCGGTCTCCACCCAGTGCGCGACCACCGCGGAGACCTTCCAGAGCCGGCCCCGCCACAGGAACTGCTCGGGCCCCTCGACGAGCTCGACCGTCCCCCGGCCTCCGGCTCCTGCCACCTGCCCCCGGCGCACGTCCACGGGGTCGTCGTACCGTCGCATCGCTGCCACCTCATCCGAGCTCTCGCTCTGGTCCGTCACGGCTCGACCCCGGACCGACCCCTCGGCGAAACTGTCCCCGGCACCCGGCACCCTGGGGTGCGAGTCCGGAGCCCCGGCGGAGGTGGGGGTCGAGGTCACCCCCGCCGAGGCGGTGGTTCGAACACCTGTTCGAACAACTCTCACGCTACACCCGGCCCCCGACAGTCCGTCAACCACGAACCGTCGATCCGTGGAAAGCGCACCCGCCCGGCCCGTAGGGTCGGCGAGGTGAGCACCGAGCACCCCTCCGTCACCCGGTTCCGGTCCGCGCTCGCCGCCCGCGGCGGCACCGGGGAGATCGTCGTCCTGCCCGACTCCGTGCACACCGCGGCGCTCGCCGCGCAGGCGCTCGGCTGCGAGGTCGGTGCGATCGCGAACAGCCTGCTCTTCGACGCCGGCGGCGCGCCGGTGCTGATCCTCACCTCCGGGTCGCACCGCGTCGACACCGCCAAGGTGGCCGCGACGATCGGGGTCCCGGCGCTGAAGCGGGCCACCCCGGAGTTCGTGCGGGAGCACACCGGCCAGGTGATCGGCGGGGTCTCCCCGATCGGGCACCCGGCGCCGGTACCGACCTACCTCGACCCGTGGCTGCGCCGGTACGACGTGGTGTGGGCCGCCGCGGGCCACCCGGCGGCGGTGTTCTCCACCACCCACGACGAGCTGCTCCGGATGACCGGCGCCGTCGAGACCGACGTCGAGTAGCGGTGGCCTCCGACCCCGCCCACAGGCAGACGGTGCGGGCCCCTGACCTCGCGGCGGCGCAACGGGCCTGGCACCTCGACCCGGCCACGCTGCGCACGATCGCGACCGCCCCGGCGCTGGTGTCACCGGCGGCCCCGGACCCGGAAGCGCACGGCTGCGACTACGTGCTGGGCAACGAGGACGGGGCGTCCTCCTGCCCCTCGTCGGCGCCGGCCGGCTCCTGAGACGCGCACGTCCCCGCCCGGGGTGCCCGGGCGGGGACGTGGGGTGCGCTCGAGCGGTCGAGGGTGGGCCCGACCGGTCGAGGGGCTAGCGGGTGATCCTCACGTCCGCGGCCCGCACGAACGCGATCCGGTGGCCGAACCAGATCTGGTAGTAGCGGTCCTTGCCCACCACCACGGTGTGGTCCCCCCGGCAGCGAGCTGTCGTAGGTCTTCGCGTAGTAGTAGTCGGTCTTCACCGTGTCGTCGGCCAGCACGTAGGACTGGCCGGGCTTGACGGTGTAACCCAGCGGCGCGACGCCCTGGTCGGGCACCGGCGTGCCGGCGTACGCCGCCGACTCGGGGTAGCCCCGGCCGTAGACCGGCACCGCCGTGGTGCCGGTGGCCCGCACGAGCCTGCCCTGCGACGGGACGGTGACCGGGTCGCCGGCGGCGTTGGCGTCCTTGAACCACGCGAGCTCACCGAGCCACCAGACCGCGGTCCAGCCGTCCTGCCGGGCGACGACGGCGAACTTCTGGCCGGCCGTGGCCCGCGGGCCGATGTCGGAGACCTCGGTGCTGGAGGCCTGGCCGGTCTGGTGCAGGCCCGGGTCGGCGACCAGCGGGGCGGTGTCCGACGGAGCGGTGCGCAGGTAGACGAAGTTGGTGCCCTGCGGGGTGCAGGCCGAGCCCGCGCCGTCGCAGTTCGTCACCGGCTGCGGGTTGTCCGCGAAGCCCGGGACGATCGTCACGACGTCGCTCCCGCCGTGCTGCTTCGGCCCGTGACCGTGACCCTTGCCCGTGCCCTTGCGCGCCGCGACGGCCTTGCCGTGCTGTCCGCGGTCGAGCGGCTTCCCGAGGAGCGCCATGTAGTGCTCCCAGTCCCAGAAGGGGCCCGGGTCCCAGTGCATCCCCGGAATGGTGGCCTTGGTGGTGCCGGGGACCTGGTCGTGCCCGATGACGTGCGCGCGGTCGAGCGGGACGCCGTACTCGCGGGAGAGGTACTGCACCAGCGTCGCCGACGAGCGGTACATCGACTCGGTGTACCAGCTCGCGCCGGTGGCCGCGAAGCCCTCGTGCTCGATGCCGATCGAGTGCATGTTGATGTACCAGTTGCCGGCCTGGAAGCCGACGTTCTTCGGGTTGACGTGCTGGGCGACCTGCCCGTCCGAGGAGCGGATCGTGTAGTGCCAGGCGAGGTACGTCGGGTCGTTCACCAGGTCCAGCGAGGTCTGCCAGGAGGCCTCGGTGTCGTGGATCACGATGTAGTCGATGCTCAGCCCGTCGTTCGGACGGTCGGCGAGGTCGTGGTTGCCGTACTGGTCGGGCGTCGAGCCGTACTGCTCGTACGGCGCCGGGCGCGACTCGCACCGCAGCACGGCCGGGCAGTCGACGACCTCGTTGCCGGACGGGATCGTCGCGGCCACCGCGGCCGCGTCGACGGCGGCGCCCTGGGTCGGCGCGAGGGTCACCCGCTGGCCGTCGTTGGTGGTGCGGGACTCCCCGGAGCGGATCACGGAGTACACCTGCCGGGCGAAGTCCAGCCGGTCCTGGTCGGTGGCGGTGCCGGCGTAGGAGCCGACCGCCTTGCTCCACGCGGCCGGACGGTCCGAGGTGGTGCGGGGCTGGTAGGACGCCAGCACCGCGGCGCCACCGCAGACGTTCGCGACGTCGTCGGAGCGCAGCCGGTCCCTGGTCACCCCGACGAGCTTCGCGGCCTGGGTGAGCGTGCCGGTCTGGAGGGCGGCCGGCGACCCGTCGCCCTTGGCCTTCGCGAGCTCGCGGGCGTGCGCCGCGGCCGCGTCCTGGGTGAGGTGCATCGGGCCGTAGCCGCCGGAGGCGCTGACCTGACGGCCGTGGTCGTCCCAGCGCGACTCCAGGTAGGAGACGCCGAGCAGGACCTCGACCGGGACGCCGCTGACCTGGCTGGCCCGCTCGAAGACCGCCTGGCGGTCGGTGCTGCCGGTCAGGCACCTACCCCAGTCCGCGGCCTGGGCCTGCGGTGCCGCGGTGAGGGTGAGCCCCCCCGACGACGAGGGCGGCGACGGACGTCGCGGCTCCCCACGTGAATCTGCGCGCCATGTAGACGCCCCCTGTTCCCGAGAACGGCCCGGGGGGTTCCGGGCCGGGCACCAGCCAACCCCGTGGGACAGACCCGTGTAAAGACCATCGGTCTACAAAATTGGGATACATGTGGTCCAACCGGCGCCGGGGCGGGTGCTGCCGCCTAGCCTCGGCCCATGGACCTGTCGGACGTCGGCGAGCGCACCCTGTGGCGCGCCCACCTCGGCGGACTGCTCCGCGGCCGGGCGGTCGTCTGCGGCCTCGCCCCGCTCGCGGGCTACGGCGACCTG
It encodes:
- the dnaE gene encoding DNA polymerase III subunit alpha, which produces MPDPFVHLHVASGYSLQYGASHPHVLVERAVEQEMDTLALTDRDGTYGAVRFAKACLQGGVRPVLGVDLAVAPLHPWSGAPADPRGRPVDVRQGRSPARGGAFRDRRLPRATFLAGSKRGWAALCRLVSATHLAGERGDPVSTLDLVAEHVAGRDVVVLLGPGSELGRAVTLRRDDLAQAALAPWLEVVDRADLVVELVSHRLSGSGPGSSPHAARMAGAARSAGLGMVLTNAVRYADRLDAPTVDVLDAARRLVPLGSADLRNLDATGFRANAEGFLKSGKQMAEVAEEVCRFAGLGSDSAREARRLLARSRVVGDRCALDPRHDLGLGEVHFPEFQVVTGEDAVRHRTADGVLRARCESAVGRRYGGAPRQRIWKRLDDELRTIGTLGYAPYFLTVADVTDLIKDMGVRCAARGSGAGSLVNYLLGVSGVDPLRHDLLMERFLSPLRQALPDIDVDVESARRLEVYEAVLDRYGGERCVCVSMMDTYRVRHAVRDVGAALGMPVGEIDAIAKAFPHIRARDARVALRDLPELRASGLGEQRLDLLFRLVERLDGLPRHIAVHPCGVLLSDATLLDRTPVEASYAGFPMSQFDKDDVEDLGLLKLDVLGIRMQSSMAHAVDEIERVEGVRLDLDDEQQVPFDDDRTFRMISQSKTLGCFQIESPGQRELVGKSGIDSFEDIITDISLFRPGPVKSDMITPYLHAKQGWGMPSYLHDDLRPILGPTHGVVVFHEQVIEMIARFARCSYEQADEARRALGDVEGMAETKVWFFPRAMAHGYSRRVVEEIWKILAAFASFGFCKAHAAAFALPTYQSAWLKAHYPAHFLSGVLTHDPGMYPKRLILDDARQFGIAVLGLDVNASEKTFVVERVEDDGQPTGQPTEFGTSGHGYGIRLALSEVKGISESEVDRVVAARPYQSLTDFWQRARVSRPVVERLVLAGGFDSVYRIGDAAADGGVRRRGSVTRRDLLLQVADLDRHGRAVDRAAAGRGRGLASRGVAPGGRVAAVARAEDAAAGNSSDGLVRDRQRDAQPARPAGARGRPGDQPWDPPSGLHPSRQQAGVWEQSQRQSRATRKATPVSSVQLALDLGDTPVDGEVSGLPEMNASERVRAELEILGLDVSRHVVQAYDPFLDALGVTRSADLLTRRSRSELLVAGVKVATQTPPIRSGRRVVFLTLDDSTGPVDATFFEDVQGPYAATVFHSWLLVVRGVLRRTGRRGVSLRATGCWELPVLHEAWQHGGPDAVRALMAAVPEGFGSAGEGAVQGAAESRSTRPVVARPTPGNAPDTTGEVPGAGEGGPAAGGMGRRRVLVHSSGFHDVALRGHQAAGRGHQVGSPQAVALVPGQLRCLRRAPPGGH
- a CDS encoding SAV_6107 family HEPN domain-containing protein — protein: MTSSPQQPWEQPHPFALPAATHSYLERAAASLREAMATPEVPMRYAGAHVSALRATAALLAARATPAAGPRRGRQKNAWVLLAEVAPELSEWAAFFSAGAAKRAAAESGSVRAVTEREADDLVRDADRFLGLVEESLGMTRHVPLAEHLAGPPAHATPGTGRNAAWVTTRRRDHVA
- a CDS encoding DUF6504 family protein — translated: MRRYDDPVDVRRGQVAGAGGRGTVELVEGPEQFLWRGRLWKVSAVVAHWVETGAWWQSSGVHAVLGEDREADHRVDLSAEREVWRVEAGRGMSSSPREAARGVFDLVFDWADGSWRLTRCLD
- a CDS encoding YbaK/EbsC family protein, whose protein sequence is MSTEHPSVTRFRSALAARGGTGEIVVLPDSVHTAALAAQALGCEVGAIANSLLFDAGGAPVLILTSGSHRVDTAKVAATIGVPALKRATPEFVREHTGQVIGGVSPIGHPAPVPTYLDPWLRRYDVVWAAAGHPAAVFSTTHDELLRMTGAVETDVE
- a CDS encoding N-acetylmuramoyl-L-alanine amidase, encoding MHLTQDAAAAHARELAKAKGDGSPAALQTGTLTQAAKLVGVTRDRLRSDDVANVCGGAAVLASYQPRTTSDRPAAWSKAVGSYAGTATDQDRLDFARQVYSVIRSGESRTTNDGQRVTLAPTQGAAVDAAAVAATIPSGNEVVDCPAVLRCESRPAPYEQYGSTPDQYGNHDLADRPNDGLSIDYIVIHDTEASWQTSLDLVNDPTYLAWHYTIRSSDGQVAQHVNPKNVGFQAGNWYINMHSIGIEHEGFAATGASWYTESMYRSSATLVQYLSREYGVPLDRAHVIGHDQVPGTTKATIPGMHWDPGPFWDWEHYMALLGKPLDRGQHGKAVAARKGTGKGHGHGPKQHGGSDVVTIVPGFADNPQPVTNCDGAGSACTPQGTNFVYLRTAPSDTAPLVADPGLHQTGQASSTEVSDIGPRATAGQKFAVVARQDGWTAVWWLGELAWFKDANAAGDPVTVPSQGRLVRATGTTAVPVYGRGYPESAAYAGTPVPDQGVAPLGYTVKPGQSYVLADDTVKTDYYYAKTYDSSLPGGPHRGGGQGPLLPDLVRPPDRVRAGRGREDHPLAPRPVGPTLDRSSAPHVPARAPRAGTCASQEPAGADEGQEDAPSSLPST